The DNA sequence CCAGCGGGTAGCTTGTCGATAAATTTCACTGTGAATACGGCGGCGGTCAGTAAAAAAACTGTCGTTACGATCACAGCTAGTGCTGGTGCGATTAAGAAAAGTGCTACGTTGACGCTCAACAGACGATGAGTCTTTGTTTGTTCACAAAAAAAGCGCGCTGGGTGAGCACTGTCACTCAGCGCGCTTTTTTATATTCTATCCGCGTTTGCCAGTTTCGGTGTTGTGTCACCGCAATAAACTTCAATTCAATCCCCCCTTTTTCCCACTGGCATTTGGCCAGCCGTGGCGTTGCCTAAACGGGTCGACTTGTTATGATGCTGTCTTCCTATGTACGAGCAAGATACGATTGCGGCGATTGCGACGCCTCCGGGAGAAGGCGGTGTGGCGATTGTCCGCGTGAGTGGCATTGAGGCAGAGAGAATTGCCCAGCGCGTATTCAAACGGTCCCATGGCAAAGACGGCAAACTAAAATCGCATATGCTCTATCATGGTAGTATCCGTGATCCGCAGTCGCAAAATGTGGTCGACGAAGTTTTGCTGACCGTCATGCGTCAGCCCCATAGTTACACAGGCGAGGATGTGGTCGAAGTGCATGGCCACGGCGGAGCCATTGTCTCGCGGCAAGTTCTCGGCGTGATTCTCGCTCAAGGCGCACGCCAGGCAGAAGCTGGCGAATTTACCAAACGAGCGTTTCTCAATGGCAAGCTCGATTTGGCGCAAGCCGAAGCGGTGCTTGATCTGATTCGTGCGAAAACCGTCAAGGGCGCCGAGTTGGCGCTCAACCAAGCCAGCGGCGCATTATCTAAATTTGTTAGTGAGCTGCGCGAGGAACTTCTCGATATCTTGGTTCAGGTGGAGGCGGCTATAGACTTTCCTGACGAAGATATCGAACTCCTTCAACGCCCAAAGCTAATCGTAAAAATCTCTACTCTTGCTCGTAAAATTAACGAAATTTTAGCTACTTATGAATGGGGCCGATTGTTCAGAGAAGGTGCCACGGTGTGTATTTGTGGCCGTCCCAATGTCGGCAAGTCGAGTTTGCTCAATGCTTTACTTGGTGCGGAGCGGGTGATCGTAACTCCGATTCCGGGAACCACCAGAGATGTGATAGAAGAGTCGCTGAACCTGGACGGCCTACCCGTGGTAATTTGGGATACCGCAGGGATCCGTGAGAGCGGCGATCAAGTTGAGCAGTTGGGTGTGCAACTATCGCGTAAGCATTTGGCGAAGGCCGACGCGGCGATAGTTGTGCTCGATGGCTCAGAGAATATCACCGCAGGTGACCTGGAGCTACTTGGCTCAGTCATCGGCAAGAAACGTTTGCTGGCGATCAATAAGATGGATCTGCCACGAGCGTTTCCTATCGACAAAATTGGCTGCAATGATTCAGAAGCAATGCTGGTCGATGTTTCAGCAAAGACTAGCGCAGGCATCGACGCGCTGAAATCAGCGCTCCGAGAGATCTTACTGAATCACCAAACGGAGCCCGAGATAGCCATAACCAACGTGCGCCATCGCAGTGAGCTGATACGCAGCGCCGAGTCCTTGGAGCAAGGCGCAAGCGCTCTGGCCACTGGCTTCCCTCCTGAACTCGTCGCAGTCAACTTGAACGAAGCTCGTGAGGCCCTCGAAGAGATCATTGGTATCGTAAACAATGAAGATGTTTTAGAACGTATATTCAAAAATTATTGTATTGGAAAATAGTTATCTATAAAATACAATAAATTGATTTAAATAACATAAAATTACCAGTTGCGACTCTGTTTCACGTGAAACTATGAAAAGCGAACAGATATTCGATGTAATCGTTGTTGGCGCCGGCCATGCCGGAATTGAGGCGTGCTTGGCAGCCGCTAGGATGGGTTGTAGCACGTTGATGCTGACCTTGAATCTCGACCATATTGGTCAGATGTCATGTAACCCCGCAATTGGCGGTATTGGCAAGGGCCATCTGGTTAAAGAAATCGACGCGCTCGGTGGTGAGATGGGGCTGGCTATTGATGAGACCGGAATTCAATTTCGAATCCTCAATACCAAGAAAGGGCCTGCGGTTAGGGCGTCTCGGGCCCAGGCTGACAAGGCGCTGTATCGTCTGCGCATGAAGCGTGTCTTAGAGAACTGTCCAGGGCTGACTTTGCGCCAGGGAAGTGCGGAGGCTCTGCTCGTTGAAGATGGTGAAATAAAAGGTGTTGAAACTCAGATCGGTGAAAAATTCTACGGTCGGAGCGTCATTCTCACTACGGGGACCTTTCTCAAGGGTTTGATCCATATAGGCGATAGAAACTATTCGGCGGGCCGGGCTGGCGATTTCGCAGTGCAAGGATTGAGCGAGTCGATGGTGCGCCTAGGGTTCAAAGTCGGAAGGCTTAAGACGGGAACTTGCCCAAGGTTGGATAGCCGTACGATTAACTACTCTCAACTTGAAGTTCAGCCTGGTGATAACCCACCGCAGCCATTTTCATTCTCCAGTCGCGGCGTAACGCAGCGGCAGGTGCCGTGTCACATCACCTATACTAACAAACAGACCCATGATGTAATTCGCGCGGCGATCCATCGCTCTCCGATGTATTCCGGAGTGATTAAGAGTCGTGGGCCACGATATTGTCCGTCGATTGAGGATAAGGTTTATCGATTCGCGGATAAGGAGCGGCATCAAATTTTTCTAGAACCAGAAGGTTTGGATACAAATGAGGTTTATCCGAATGGATTATCGACAAGTTTGCCATTAGATGTGCAACTTGAAATGGTGCACTCGATTAAAGGCTTGGAGAATGCCGAGGTGATGCGACCTGGCTATGCTATTGAGTATGATTACTTCGAGCCGACCCAGCTTCATCCAACACTGGAAACTAAGCTGGTCAAAGGCCTCTACCATGCGGGCCAAATCAACGGTACTACTGGCTATGAAGAAGCTGCGGCCCAAGGCATCATGGCAGGAATCAATGCAGTGCTTAGCTTGCGGGGTGAGGAGCCTTTAATCTTTTCTCGCGACCAGGCTTATATTGGAGTTCTTATCGACGATTTGGTGACTAAAGGGACCGACAGCGAGCCCTACCGGATGTTTACCTCCCGAGCAGAATATCGACTCTTGCTTCGAGAAGACAACGCCGATCTGCGCTTAACCGAGATAGGCTATAGAATAGGCCTAAACAGCAGTGAGGCTAACGCTCGGTTGATAGATAAGAAGCGGGCGGTGGAGATGCTGATCAGCCACTTGAATCATAATCAGCTAGCATCTAATGCCGAGATTGATGTTCAATTGGACTCGTTCGGATCGGCCTCGCTTAGTGGTCCGGTTGCTTTGTCTCAATTGCTACGCCGGCCGGAAGTCACTATGGAACGGCTCCGTAAGCTAGTTCCCAATATTCCCAAGGTGGCGCCGGATGTGGAAGCGCAGGCCGAAATTCACATCAAGTACGAGGGTTATGTCAATCGGCAACTGGAGATCGTCGAGCGCTTTCAAAAGATGGAGCATGTCCGCTTGCCAGAAGACATCGACTACGCAAAGATCAGCGGCCTTTCGCGCGAAGTCTGCGAGAAGTTAACTCGCATCCGGCCGCGGTCTATTGGCCAAGCTTCGAGAATATCCGGCATCACACCAGCTGCATTGACGCTTCTTTCGTTTTATATGAAGAAGCGAAAGAGTGCGTAGTTTTCTCCGCCGCCAGGTTCTAAAAGCGATCTTATCCGGCCTAGGTTGGGGCCAGTTTCTTTTGTTTCACGTGAAACGGAAGAAAATGCTTCTAATTCCATAAATTGTATGATACAAAATAGCAAATCCGCAATGATTATATAAATCATTGAATTATAAGGTTATTTTAGTTGTTAAGAATAATCGCTATTGCGAATCAGAAGGGTGGAGTTGGTAAGACTACCACGTCGATTAACCTCGCAGCTTCACTGGCGTTGGCCGCCAAACGGGTTCTGTTAGTCGACCTTGATCCGCAGGGTAACAGTACAACTGGGCTCGGTGTCGATCGGTCGCAGCTAATGGCGAGTCTCTATCACGTGCTTGATGGGACGCGATTTATCGGCGAAGTGTTGTGCCAGACCGCTTTACCTCAGTTGCTTCTAGTTCCGGCGACTAAGGATCTGGTTGGTGCGGAAGTTGAATTGGTCAGTGCCGATCGACGCGAGTATCGCTTGAAGGAAGCGCTAACGTCGGTCTCGGCCCATTATGATTATATCCTGCTCGATTGTCCGCCTTCTTTGGGATTACTCACTTTGAATGCGCTAACGGCCGCTGATGCGTTGCTGATTCCAATTCAAAGCGAATACTACGCGCTTGAGGGGCTGAGCGCGATTTTAGAAACCATGAATCTAGTGCAGAAGGTTTTGAATCCAGGTCTGCATTTAGAAGGCATCGTCATTACCATGTTCGACAGCCGTAATCGCCTATCGCACCAAGTCGTCGAAGAAATACGCGCGCACTTTCCTGACAAACTATTTACCACGATTATCCGCCGCAATGTTCGGCTAAGCGAAAGCCCGAGTTACGGCAAGCCGATTTGTTTGTACGATCCGGCCTCGACGGGCGCACAAGATTATCAAGATCTAGCAAAGGAGTTGATTACCCGTGGAGAACACGTTGTCGACGCAGAAGCGGGGCTTGGGTAGAGGTCTCAGTGCGCTGATTCCCACAGCGGCGGAGCCGATCGTCCCAACGCCTCAAGATAGTTCACCGAAAGAAATCGCCGTCGATCGTATCACCGCGAGTCCATTTCAGCCGCGGCGCAGCTTCGATGAAGCGAAGATCGAAGAACTGGCGGTGTCGATCCGCAACCAAGGCATCATTCAACCGCTAGTGGTCCGGCCCATGGGCGACGGCTACCAACTCATCGCCGGCGAACGGCGTTGGCGCGCGGCGATGCGCGCTGGATTAGCGCGAGTTCCGGTGGTCATTCGGGATGCTAGCGATCATGAAGCGCTGCAACTGGCGCTGGTGGAAAATCTTCAGCGCGAGGATTTGAATGCCATCGAAGAAGCGGCGGCCTATCGCCGACTCCAAGAAGAATTTCACTGGAGCCAAGAAGAGATGGCGGACAAAGTCGGCAAGAGCCGCCCCGCCATCGCAAACTCGCTACGCCTGTTGACTCTGCCGGCGGAGGTTCAACAACAGGTGACTTCCGGCAATCTTCCCGCCGGCCAAGCGCGGGCGCTCTTGGGACTGCACACCGAACCGTTGATTATTTCCGCTTGCCGGGAAGTGATCGCCAAAGGATTATCGACGCGCGACACTGAGAAAATGGTGCGCACGTTATTGGTTGGACGCAAACGGCGCGGTCACCTACCTCTGGTCGATCCGGATCTAAAAGCGGTGGTGGAAAACTTGCAACGTTCCCTCGGCACAAAGGTTCGCTTACTACCGAAGGCGAGATCGGCCAAAGGTAAGATTGAAATCGAATACTACACCCTGGTGGATCTCGAACGGATCATTCAAGTAATTACGACGCGCTTTGTTGCTGCTTAGCGGCCAAGTCAATTAGAAGAAGAATTGAAACCGTCGAGAAAACTAACTTTCCAGCAACGGCTTCAGAGCCGACCACTCGGTGACTGGCGGCGAACAAGTGTAGTTGTGGCAAACGTAAACCGTCGCTTTGCCATCGATCTGCATTTTATCTTGTAGCAGTGGCGATATGTTTAAGAGCGGTTCGCCGGGCGGCGCTAACTGAAGTGTCGAGTTAGGTAGATAGAGAGAATGAATGTCAGCTAACATTTCCTCCGTGCGCGAATCTTGCCGCTCGCCGATGACGACAATTTCCTTCGGTTTCGACAAATAAAAATCCAGCGCGCAGAGCAAATGGGCGAAGCCGAAGGGTTGGCTTTCCATGCCGTCGTAGTAAGCGCGCAGAGTTTTTTCGGCACGCTCGCGATACTCTTCTTTCCCGGTGATGTGATGCAAGCGCAACAACAACTGAGTTGACATGGCGTTGCCCGAGGGAACCGACGCATCGAAAATCGTTTTAGCGCGGCTAATTAACTGCTCATGCGACAAACCGGTGAAATAGAAGCCGCCGTCTCGATCGTCCCAGAACTCGCGCACCATGATGTCGCATAACTCAAGCGCGCGCTCCAACAGCGAAGGGTCGAACAACACTTCATAAGCGTCGAGCAAGCCGATCGCGAGAAAAGCATAATCGTCGAGATAACCGAGGAGCTTGGCTTGGCCGTCTTTGTAAGTGTGCAACAAGAAACCATCGCGAAACAATTGGCGAAAAATAAAATCGACGGTGCGCTTGATCGCTTCGTCGTATTCTGGACACGGCGCAACCTTCATCGCCGCGGCGAAACCGGAAAGCATCAAGCCGTTCCACGCCGTGATAATTTTCTCATCGCGAAATGGTTTGACGCGCTTTTCCCTTTCGGCGAACAATCTCTTTTTCACGTCGGCGACGATCGTTTCGATCTCAGCCGGCTCTTTGCGGAAATATTTGCTCGCTTGCTCGACCGTGAGAATCGGGTGAAGTATATTTTTCTCTTCGAAGTTGCCATATTTACTGACGTCGTAGATCCTACCGAATACTTCAGCCGACTCCGCGCCGACGATGTGATTGACTTCGTCTTCCGTCCAGACAAAGAACTTGCCTTCTACACCTTCGCTGTCCGCATCCTGGGTGGAATAGAATCCGCCTTCAGATTGAAGCATTTCGCGAATCAAATAACTGCAAGACTCATTGACGACATTCAGAAACAACGGGTTCTTGGTGATCGTGTAGGCTTGAGCATAGATGCGAACCAGCTGTGCGTTGTCGTAGAGCATTTTTTCAAAGTGCGGCACGAGCCACTTCGCGTCGACCGAATAACGATGAAATCCGCCGCCGACGTGATCGTAGAGGCCGCCTTGGGCCATCTTAGTCAACGTGTGCGTGACCATTTCTAAATAGCGCTCGTTCCGCGAATGGTGATAGTGGCGCAAGAACAGTTCATATACGCCAACGTTGGGAAACTTCGGTGCTTTTCCGAGGCCACCATTTTCGTCGTCGTAGGCGCGGGCGATGCTTTCGACACCCTCGGCGATAACATTTGGCGAGAATGGTTTTTCGCTATGCACCGATTCCGACATGCGCTGCAATGCGGCTAAAATTTCGCCGACGCTTTTTTCGACGTCCACCGGCCGCTCCCGAAAGGCTTGATTGACTCCCATCAAGATACGTGGAAAGCCCGGCATGCCACCACGGTCTTGCGGTGGAAAATAGGTGCCGCCGTAAAACGGCTTGCGTTCAGGAGTGAGAAACATGGTCATGGGCCAGCCGCCGCGACCGGTGAGCAGCTGCACCGCACTCATGTAGATTTCATCTAAGTCCGGCCGCTCTTCGCGGTCAACTTTGATGTTGACGAACAGTTCGTTCATCAGCCCGGCGATTTGTTCATTCTCAAACGACTCGCGCTCCATCACATGACACCAGTGACAAGCCGAGTAGCCGATGCTCAGTAGGATCGGTTTATTCTTCGCTTGAGCTGCGGCAAAGGCCTCTTCGCCCCAGGGAAACCAATCCACCGGATTGTGCGCATGTTGAATCAAGTACGGACTGGTCTCGCCGATCAGCCGATTGGTGTGTTTGTGTTCCATGGAGTCTTGGGAATCAGCGCACTTTCAAGTCGAAGGCCACCGGACCCTTGTCGCCCTTGCGGGTTTGAAACTGCACGGTGTCGCCTTCATTGATGTCTTCGATCTGCACCCGCGGCGCTAAACTGCTGCGATGAAAAAAAACATCTTCGCTGCTATCGTCCGGCTTGATAAATCCGAAACCTTTGTCGCGCATGATTTTTTTGATTACGCCAGTCATTTTATTCTCTCTTCCCTGCGCACGGCGCAGCGTTGGCTTGACAATTCTTGAGCCGCTCCCTAGTTTGAGCTTTCGATTTCATACAACCAAAAGCCGCTTGAGTTCAATTCTTTATTACATTACCGGTCATGGCTTCGGCCACGCCGTGCGCTCCCATCAGGTGATTCGCGCGCTGTTGCATGCCGATGACGCTTTGTCGGTTCACGTTCGCACCAGCGCAGCGCCGTGGTTGTTTGCCAATTCACCGATGCCGGTCAGCCATTCACGCCAATCCCTCGACGTCGGCATTATCCAGCGCGATAGCTTGCGCATGGAGCTTGCCGAGACGCTGGAATCTTGCCGAATGCTTTATGGCCGCGCCAGCGAGTTGATCGAGCAAGAGTTAGCATTTATCAAGGCGCACAAAATTCAACTCATCGTCGCCGACACACCGCCGCTCGCCTTTGAGATCGCGGCACGAGCTGGACTTCCGTCGGTATCGATTACCAATTTTACCTGGGATTTTATTTACCGCGCTTACCTCGATGAACATGCCGATTTTGCTCCGCTGATCGAACAGATGACCGCGTACTATGGTAAAACTTCGTTGGCGCTGACGCTGCCTTATCCTTGCGACACCAGTATGTTCCCGCGCCAGCAAGCCATCCCCTGGGTGGCACGCCGTTCGACGTTAACCAAAGAGAGAGCGCGCGACAAATTCGATTTGCCTCGGCACGCAACCATCGTACTTATAAGTTTCGGCGGTCTCGGTCTCGATCGTATACCGTGGGACAAGCTCAAACAACAACGACAGTTTATCTTCGTCACCACCGGCGCGACGCAACATGCCGAAGATAACGTCGTCGTTCTTGCCGACACGCAGAATTCCTACGAAGACTTAGTCTGCGCGGTCGATTGCATTGTCACCAAGCCGGGCTACGGTATCGTTGCCGATGTGCTCGCTCATCGTCTGCCAATTCTCTATACCGACCGTGGCGACTTCGCCGAATTTCCCAAGTTAGTCCAAGCGCTGCGCGACTGCGCTACTTGCGAACACATTCCTCAGCAGGAACTACTCGCGGGCAATCTAGAACCGTACTTGTCGAGACTCCTGGCTACACCACCGCACTGGCCGGCAGTTGATTTGCGCGGCGCGGAAGTCGCTGCGGCGGAAATCATGGCCATGCTCTAATTGCCGGTTGACAGCGTACAGCGATTCCTCCAGACTCCAGTGCATTATGGCGATTGAAAAAGTCATCCTCGCTAAGCCGCGCGGCTTTTGCGCCGGCGTCGAAATGGCGATCGAAACGGTGGAGCGCGCACTCAAGAAACATGGCGCGCCGCTCTATGTGTTTCACGAGATCGTGCACAATCTGCATGTCGTCAACGATTTCAAAAAACGCGGTGTGACCTTCGTCAACGCCATCGACGAAATACCCAACGGCGCCAATGTGATCTTCAGCGCCCATGGCATCGCGCCGGCGATCTGGCAGCAAGCTAAAAATAAACATTTGCAATTTGTCATCGACGGCACATGCCCGTTGGTGGAAAAAGTCCATCGCGAAGTGCGCAAGTTCGTTCTCCAGGGCTATTGGATTATTCTCGTCGGCCATCGCAATCACGACGAAATCGTCGGCACCGCCGGCGAAGCGCCGGAGCGCACTTTGGTGGTCGGCAATATCGCCGAAGCGAAAGTTCTCAATGTCCCCGATCCTGACAAGGTCGTGGCCTTGACCCAGACGACTTTGAGCATGGACGACACCAGAGAAATCATCGAAGTTCTCAAGCAGCGCTTTCCACAAATGATCACACCGGCGAAAGACGATATTTGTTACGCGACGCAAAACCGTCAGGATGCGGTGAAACAATTGGTGCGCGCGGTGGATTTGGTTTTGGTCATCGGCTCGAAAAACAGCGAGAACTCCAATCAACTGGTCAGCGTCGCGCGCGCCAACGGCACGCCGGCGCATTTGATCGACGATCACCACGCTATCGATCCGCACTGGCTCGAAGGATTGTCCCGCGTCGGCATCACTTCCGGAGCCTCGGTGCCGGAGCAATTGGTCCAAGCGACTGTCGAATTTTTCCGCGCTCAAGGCGCGCAAGTGGAGCAGGTGGGAATGGTCGAAGAGAATATTCATTTCGCTTTGCCGACGGAGATCGCAGCTGTGGCGAATTAGTTGTTATTTAAGGGAGGCCTTATGGCTCGTATCGTGCACATCGCCGTCAAAGTTGACGATCTGGAAAAGGCTACGGAGTTTTACGAAAAAACTTTTGGCTTCGCCGAAGTTCACACCGGCCAGGTGCGCGATCACACTTCGCGCCATCTGACCGATGGCACCATCGATCTGGCGCTGATCAAATATGACAGCGAAGAGTCCGCCGAATCCCGCGCCGCCGGTCTCGGGCCGTGCATCCACCACTTCGGCATTGAAGTCGATGATATGAAAAGTTCCGCTGCGGAGCTGGCCAAGTTCGGTTGTGAAATCATCAGCGCGCCCGGCGTGATCCCGATCAAATTCCGCGCCCCCGGCGGCACCGTGGCGGAAATCTCGCCCAAGGCGCGCTACGAAAAGCTCAAGCAAGTTTCCTAGACGAAGGCATACTATCGGCGTGGCAATATATCAGTAATGCCAATCAGCAAGTTTCGCTTATGAATGAAACTCAAAAGCTGGCGCGCTATGCGCACGAGTTAAAGTTCCGACAGATTCCCAGTGAAGTCATTGCCCGCGCTAAGGACTGCATGCTCGATACCTTGGCGGTGTCGCTCTACGGCTCGACCAAGCCGTGGAGCAAAATGGTCAGCGGTTTCGTTCTCGCTTCTGGGGCCAAGGGCAACTCCACGGTATTCGGCAGCAAGCACAAGGCGCCGGCAGAGCGCGCAGTGTTGGCAAACGGCACCATGGCCCACGCCTTCGAGCTCGACAACGTGCGCCAGCCGGGCGCCGGTGTGCATCCCGGCGCGACGGGTTTTTTGCCCGCATTTGCCGTGGCTGAACAAACCAAGGCGGACGGTAAGGCGTTGCTCACGGCTTTCGTCGCCGGCTGCGAAGTGATGTCGCGCATCGGCGTGGCCGCAGGAAATTCTCTCGAGCGTAGAGGTTTTCACGCGCCGGGATTGACCGGCACCTTCGGCGCCGCCGTAGCGGCGGGCAGATTGTTGGGGTTGAACGAGAAAAAGTTGGTCAATGCTTTAGGCATCGCCGGTTCCTATTCCGCTGGCCTCATTGAATTTTCCCGCTGTCAGGAAGGCGCCATGATCAAACGGCTCCATCTCGGCAAGGCCGGCGAAGGCGGCGTCACAGCGGCGCAATTGGCGGCGCGCGGTTTTGCCGGACCGGAGAGCGTGCTCGAAGGCAAGTTCGGTTTTTGCCAGAGCTTTTCCGATTCGCCCAAACTCGATTATCTCACTTATCGTTTGGGGCGAGTGTGGGAAAGCATGAATATCTGCATCAAGCGCTGTGCGGTTCATATCAATGCCCACGCGCCTATCGAAGCGTTGCAAGCCCTGCGCGCTGAATTCAAATTCAAGCCCGAGGACATTCGCGAGATCGAAATCGGCGGTATCGAAAAGTTAGTGACACACCATGGCAATTATCAGCCCAGCGATTTGATGATGGCGCAATACAGCATTCCCTTCTGCGTCGCCTTGAGCGTTTTTTTCGATCCCACCGATCCGGCCAATATCACCGAACAAAAACTCAGGGACAAAAAAATTGTCGCGCTGATGCGCAAGGTCCGCCTTAAAGTCGACCACGAGATCGAAGCCAAAGGTTGGGACCGCGCGGCGCGGGTGACCGTCGCGCTGGGCAACAAACAGCGCCATTCAAAGTTGGTAATCCACTTCAAAGGCACGCCGCTCAATCCCATGACCGGCGCGGCAGTCGAAGATAAGGCGCGCCAGTTGACCCGAGGAATTTTATCACCGCTCAAATTGGCCCGGCTCGTCGATACCGTGGCCAACTTGGAAAAGCTCGACGATGTGTCGAAGCTCGGTGACTTGTTGCGCATTACATCGTGACGCTTTGCGCTAGCGCACCCCGCCGCCAAAAATATATTTCTAACTCTGATCACTCGGTAAAAAACCTATTGCCCGCTCACTAGGCATTCGCCTTTTTTGTAAGCACCAGTTTTTTCGATTTCCGACACTGTGCTGCAAAATTCTTTTAAAATTAGCTAGACAGAGAAATTGTTTTTGTGGCATAAGCGTTGCTTTGGTCCGTGCGAAGGGCTGTTTTCAAGCTTTGAACGCCTAATTATCTTGCAACAAACGAGGAGGTTGGTTTGTGAAGCCACAAAAACTGGGTTACTTGGCGATGTTTCTTTTAGCGCTATTAATGTTTTGTCAATTTGCCGTTTCGGTTAGCGCCCAAGAGCCTACGGCTCCCGCCGCTGCGCTACCTGCTGTGAATGCTCCAGCAGCAACAACTCCGCCTCCCACCGCGGCGCCCGCGAAGATCGACAAAGCTGACAACGCGTGGATGCTCACCTCGACCGCGCTGGTGTTGATGATGACGATTCCCGGATTGTTTCTCTTCTATGGCGGCTTGGTACGCAGCAAGAATGTTCTCGCCACCATCATGCAAAGCTTCATCCTGGTCGGTGTCGTCACCGTTCAATGGGTGTTGTGGGGCTACTCCGTGGCCTTTGGACCTGACATTGGCGGCTTATTCGGTTCTCTCGCCTGGGTTGGTTTGAATGGCGTCGGCGTAGAGCCCAACGCGGATTACGCTGCCACTATTCCCCATATGACTTTCATGGTTTATCAGATGATGTTCGCCGTCATCACGCCGGCGTTGATCACTGGCGCGATCGCCGAACGGGCCAAGTTCAGTACGTTTCTGGTGTTCATGCTCCTATGGTCGAGCCTGGTTTACGATCCTCTCGCACATTGGGTTTGGGGCGTTAAAGGCTGGATGCGCGAGATGGGCGCGTTGGATTTCGCTGGCGGCACAGTGGTGCATATCAGCTCGGGCGCGTCGGCGTTCGTAGCTGCGATCATGTTTGGCCGGCGCATCAATTACGGTCAAGAAGCGATGCCGCCGCATAATCTCCCGTTCAGTGTCATCGGCGCCGGCCTTCTTTGGGTTGGTTGGTTTGGCTTCAACGCCGGCAGCGCGCTGGCGGCCGATGGCTTGGCGACTTCGGCTTTTGTCGCGACTCATGTGGCCACCGCGGCGGCGGCGCTTGCCTGGATGGCGATGGACTGGCTACGCGGCAAACCAACCATGCTTGGCGCGGCTAGCGGCGCGGTCGCTGGCTTGGTCGCGATCACGCCAGGTGCAGGCTTCGTCAGTCCAATGTCAGCGCTGGTGATTGGCGCGGTTGGCGGCGTGCTTTGCTCCATTGCTTGCAGCCTCAAACCAAAGTTCGGCTACGACGATTCGCTCGACGTTGTCGGGGTGCACGGCGTCGGCGGGACGTGGGGCGCGTTGGCGACCGGACTATTCGCGTCGAAAGCGATCAATGCGGCTGGCAACGACGGACTATTTTTTGGCAACCCCGGACAGCTTTGGATTCAGTTCGTGACTGTCATCGTGACCATTGTTTTTGCGATGGTTATGACTGTCGTCATTCTGGGAATTTTGAAAGCAACCATGGGTCTGCGCGTCGCCAACGATGAAGAGCGCATGGGCTTGGATTTGACCCAACATAATGAGCGCGCCTACGAGTAAACGATCGGTTCCAAGGACTAGTTCTAAACAAAAGAATGTGATAACTGAATTGCGACTTCAAATTATATTCACCCATTAAGGAGAGGAGCAAAGCCAAATGTCAGTCAAAGACGCCCTAGAGATGGCGAAGAAGAATAAGGTAGAGATCGTCGATTTCAAGTTTATCGACGTACCGGGATTGTGGCAGCACTTTTCGATACCGGCGACGGATTTCGACGCCGACAAGTTCGAACAGGGGCTGGGTTTCGATGGATCGAGTATTCGTGGATTTCAGAGCATCAACGAATCCGACATGAT is a window from the Deltaproteobacteria bacterium genome containing:
- a CDS encoding ammonium transporter; protein product: MFCQFAVSVSAQEPTAPAAALPAVNAPAATTPPPTAAPAKIDKADNAWMLTSTALVLMMTIPGLFLFYGGLVRSKNVLATIMQSFILVGVVTVQWVLWGYSVAFGPDIGGLFGSLAWVGLNGVGVEPNADYAATIPHMTFMVYQMMFAVITPALITGAIAERAKFSTFLVFMLLWSSLVYDPLAHWVWGVKGWMREMGALDFAGGTVVHISSGASAFVAAIMFGRRINYGQEAMPPHNLPFSVIGAGLLWVGWFGFNAGSALAADGLATSAFVATHVATAAAALAWMAMDWLRGKPTMLGAASGAVAGLVAITPGAGFVSPMSALVIGAVGGVLCSIACSLKPKFGYDDSLDVVGVHGVGGTWGALATGLFASKAINAAGNDGLFFGNPGQLWIQFVTVIVTIVFAMVMTVVILGILKATMGLRVANDEERMGLDLTQHNERAYE